In Leptolyngbya sp. NIES-2104, the genomic window GTAAATTTCAACTGGAGCACAGGTTCGCCTGATTCACAGATTGCACCCGATACATTCTCTGCCTTGTGGACGGGTCAAATCCTCGCGCCCAATACAGGTGCGTATCAGTTCTTTACCACAACGGATGATGGGGTGCGATTGTTCGTGAATGGGCAGCAAGTAATTGATAGCTTTATCAATCAAGCGGCGACAGAACGTACGGGAACCATCAATCTCGTGGCTGGACAACGCTATGACATTCGGATGGAATACTTCGAGAATGGTGGACAAGCTTCAGCGCGACTCGCTTGGGCAGGTCCGGGAATTACCAAGCAGATTGTTCCACAGTCTCAACTCTTTAGCAGCACAACACCGCCCCCCCCTCCGCCGACTACGGGAACCGGAACCGGACTGCGCGGTGAGTACTTCGATAACATCGATTTCACCAATCTGAGAGTCACTCGTACTGATACGACTGTGAACTTTAACTGGGGCGCAGGTTCACCGAGTTCTGATATTGCATCGGATACCTTCTCGGTGCGATGGACTGGACAAGTTGAACCGTTGTACAGCGATACTTACACCTTCTTCACCACGACTGATGACGGGGTGCGATTGTTCGTGAATGGTCAGCTTGTGATTGATAACTTTGTTGATCAAGGTCCAACCGAGCGACGCGGTACGATCGCACTTCAAGCCGGTCAGCGCTATGACATTCGGATGGAATACTATGAGCGCACTGGTGGAGCCGTTGCACAACTCGGCTGGTTTAGTGCGAACCAATCACGTCAGATTATTCCTCGAACTCAGCTTTATAGTGCTGCGGTGGTCGCAAATCCTGGAACGATCGTGATGGGAACGAATGCCGCAACCGTGAGTGAAGATGCGGGAACTGCAACCGTGAGAGTCGATCGCATTAATGGTAGTGATGGTGTTGCAACTGTTCGATATACCACAGCAGATGGAAGCGCTTTAGCAGGTTCAGACTATACCACGACCGCAGGGATTCTCACTTTTGCGGCTGGAGAAACGACCAAAACCGTAACCATTCCGATCGTCAATGACACGGTTGCAGAAGGCACCGAAGAATTTGGCTTTGGATTGGGTGAAACTACCGGAGCCGCTTTAGGCATCAACCGCACGGCACGCATCACGATCATTGATAATGATGCACCGACAACCTATGAGTTTAGCGGTGCTAACTACAACGTGAATGAAAATGGTGGACCTGCAACCATTACAGTGCAGCGCAGCGGTAATACTGCGATCGCGGGTAGTATCAACTATGCTACTAGTAACGGAACGGCGACGGCTGGATCAGACTACACTGCTGCTTCTGGAACTCTGAGCTTTGCCGCAAACGAAACCAGTAAGACCTTTGCGATTCCAATTACCGATGATACTGAGGGAGAGCGCAACGAAACGATCAATCTAACCTTGAGCGCTCCGGTCGGTGGTACGTTGGGCAATCAGCGAACTGCAACTTTGACGATCGCGGATAACGATCCCGGTAGTTTCGCTCGTGAATCCGTGATCTCTGGACTCTCACAGCCAACTGCATTCGATTGGACTCCAGGCGGTGAATATCTATTTGTTGCTCAGAAAAATGGAGTCGTTCGCGTTGCCAGAAACGGAGTACTACAACAAACTCCCGCTGTGGATATTTCTGCACAAGTGAACAGTCCACGCGATCGCGGTTTGCTCGGTCTTGCAGTGCATCCTGACTTCTTTACGGGCAATCCGTATGTCTACCTGTTGTACTCGTACGATCCACCCGAAACGGCTCAAGGTACAGGACTAGCAGCCCGTGACCAAGTTGGAAACCGAACAGCACGATTGGGACGATTTACAGCGACTATCAACAATGGTGTTGTGACGATTAATCCTGCTTCTGAAGTCGTGATTTTGGGTAAAAACAGCACTTGGGCGAACATTAGTAGCCCAGACAAAAACAGTACCAGCGATTTTACGATTCGCGAATCTGGTTTAGATGCTAATGGTAACTACATTCAAGACTTCTTGAACCTCGATAGTGAATCGCACTCGATCGGTACTGTGAAATTCGGCACCGATGGCTTCTTGTATGTAAGTAACGGCGACGGAGCATCCTACAACGATGTTGATCCAAGAGCCGTGAGAACATTATCGATCGATAGCTTATCTGGTAAGATTTTGCGGATTGATCCGATTACTGGAGCTGCTCCATCCTCGAATCCGTTCTACAACGGTGATCCACAAAGTAATCGATCGAAAGTCTGGCAGTTGGGACTGAGAAATCCTTTCCGCTTCACCGTTAACAAAGACAATGGACAGGTCTACATTGGCGACGTGGGCTGGACACAATGGGAAGAAGTCAACACCGGACGCGGCGGTGAAAACTTCGGTTGGGTCGCTTATGAAGGCGGAAATGGCACCAGTTTGAGAACA contains:
- a CDS encoding PA14 domain-containing protein gives rise to the protein MQNSFSSSNLIDLSHSLPVGNRSLFETPTLIQPRSSSTARLVFIDPSVENAQSLVDSANADTKVILLDRNKDGIDQISDVLAGYRNVESVHIVSHGSIGSLTLGNATLDLSTLSRYKTELQSWSNSLSSDADILLYGCNIAASGNPLISELSKITGADLAAPIDTTGSAARGGNWTLEANTGSIEATLPFNVDRLSAYTGLLETGTGLLGEYFDNIDFTDPVLTRTDTTVNFNWGAGSPDPGIGADTFSVRWTGQILAPTTGTYQFFTTTDDGVRLFVNGQQVINSFINQPATERTGSISLVAGQRYDIRMEYFENGGNAVSRLSWSGPGITKQIIPQSQLFSAAAPPPPPPLGGDGNGLRAEYFDNIDFTGTRVTRTDTTVNFNWSTGSPDSQIAPDTFSALWTGQILAPNTGAYQFFTTTDDGVRLFVNGQQVIDSFINQAATERTGTINLVAGQRYDIRMEYFENGGQASARLAWAGPGITKQIVPQSQLFSSTTPPPPPPTTGTGTGLRGEYFDNIDFTNLRVTRTDTTVNFNWGAGSPSSDIASDTFSVRWTGQVEPLYSDTYTFFTTTDDGVRLFVNGQLVIDNFVDQGPTERRGTIALQAGQRYDIRMEYYERTGGAVAQLGWFSANQSRQIIPRTQLYSAAVVANPGTIVMGTNAATVSEDAGTATVRVDRINGSDGVATVRYTTADGSALAGSDYTTTAGILTFAAGETTKTVTIPIVNDTVAEGTEEFGFGLGETTGAALGINRTARITIIDNDAPTTYEFSGANYNVNENGGPATITVQRSGNTAIAGSINYATSNGTATAGSDYTAASGTLSFAANETSKTFAIPITDDTEGERNETINLTLSAPVGGTLGNQRTATLTIADNDPGSFARESVISGLSQPTAFDWTPGGEYLFVAQKNGVVRVARNGVLQQTPAVDISAQVNSPRDRGLLGLAVHPDFFTGNPYVYLLYSYDPPETAQGTGLAARDQVGNRTARLGRFTATINNGVVTINPASEVVILGKNSTWANISSPDKNSTSDFTIRESGLDANGNYIQDFLNLDSESHSIGTVKFGTDGFLYVSNGDGASYNDVDPRAVRTLSIDSLSGKILRIDPITGAAPSSNPFYNGDPQSNRSKVWQLGLRNPFRFTVNKDNGQVYIGDVGWTQWEEVNTGRGGENFGWVAYEGGNGTSLRTGGYQNLSSVQAFYNSGRPVTAPWYSYRHSAGGGNAIGVGDFYTGETFPAIYDDNLFITDLSRGTVDALILDANGAVSGQRRFADGLFGLAQITTGPDGNLYYASLGSNPGTGEIGRWRPVANPTGGTQRRIGGGSTPIQIRTTSVTPDDQTLTDEQRRNLLFLQDGE